GCCGTCGTCCATAACAATCAGATAAAGGTCCGTAAAACGGTGCCGAAATAGCAAAGCCGAGTAAATTCAAGCTTAGAGTCAAGCCCATGGTTTCATCTGTTACGCCAAAAAAGCTTTTTATAATAGGCAAACTGGGAATAAATAGATCTGTTGCTAAAAACGTGGACGATATAGCCACCATTAAAATGCTAATAGTAATTGTATTTGTTTTCATCGATATTTCCCCCATAGCCCTTAGAAAAAAAGACTACGGATTGGTTTGGCCTGAACTGCGAATCGTGAACGACAATGTAGCGATTATCAAGGCGCATGTCACCATAAAAACTCCCAAGGGAACAAGAGTGCCATTATAAATCTCACCAACGAAAGCAATGGCCCCCGCCCCCGCCAACATTTGGAAAGATCTCACTGCCGCCGCTGAATACCCCTTAAGCCGAGTATGCGTTTCCATGGCCATGGTGGTCGCCGTTGAAAATGCCATTCCAATGCCTACGCAAAACACATGCATGAATAGTGAAATATGTATGGCAGACTTAAGTTGTAAAATTCCGCCCAACAAAATGAGAGAAGCTGCAATAGTGGAAATTATTGAACCAATCTTCATAATTTTTTTGAGAGAAAATCGTTTCACTAATCGATGAACAAAAAAGTTCCCTAAAATAACGCCTGTAGCTGCAAAAACAGTGTAATATCCGTAATGGGTCACAGGGATCCCATATTGTTCGATAAAAACAAATGGCGTTGTCGCCTGAAAAGCGGCAATACAAGCAAAACCTAGTCCAACTATGAGAAGACATCCTAAGAACCGCATATTTCTTAAAACGCTCATATACTGTTTTGCAAGTAATATAGGCGAAAATGAGTGGTGTTTTTCTTTTGGAAGTGTTTCTGGTAAACGGTGGTAGCAGAGGATTAGAATCAAAAAAATCGCTATAGCCAAAAATAGGAAATTAGCTCGCCAGCCAAAGTAATTGGTTATGTACCCACCAATGACAGGAGCAATTGCTGGTGCTAAGGGGATAACCATTCCAACCGACGATATGATCTGTGCTGCTCTCACCCCTTTGTATACATCTTGAATAACTGACAATAAAAGAACCCCCGAGACCCCGGCCCCTATCCCTTGAAATAGCTGGGACAAAATTAGCATTTCGATGGAGACAGACATGGTGCTCACCAAAGCACCCACTAAGAAAATACAAAATCCAATAATAAAAATACGACGTCTTCCATAGCACTCAGATAATGGCCCATAGAAAAATCCCGATATAGAAAGTCCAAAAAAGTTATAGCTCATTAATTGCTGGGCCGTATCATCTCCGACCTGAAAATAGTCTCCAATTAAAGGGAGGCACGGCGTATATATTTGCACCCCCATAATAGAAACACACCACGCTATGATGAGAAGCATTCTTGGTAAGAAAAATTCGTCACGTCTCATGGTGGGCCAAGCTTCCTAATATCTAATGCAGAGTTTTCCTCTGATCGGCGTCAGATGAGCATATTCACTCTTAATATTCAACCCGCAATAAATACAGTCCCTGGGCCGGAGCCGTTGGTCCTCCTTTTGCACGATCCTTTTGCGCAAGGGCTTCTTTAACATCTGCCACAGACCACTTCCCCTCCCCCACTAGCCTAAGTGTCCCCACAAGATTGCGTACTTGATGATGAAGAAAGGAACGAGCTGAAGCTGTGATCAAAATCTCATCCCCAGACTGCTCCACATCCAGTTGGTCCAAAGTTTTTACTGGAGATTTAGCCTGACAATGTTTCGCTCGAAAGGTCGTAAAATCATGGTGCCCGATGAGACAATTTGCAGCCTCTTGCATGGCCTGTATATTCAAAGAACTTGGGACATGCCACCGTTTGCCATTTTCTAAAGCAAGAGGAGCCCCTCGAGTTGATATTCTATAGTGGTAAATACGTTTTGTTGCCGAAAAACGTGCATGAAAATCTTCTGATACCTTTTCAGCCGAAAGAATGGAAATATCCAGAGGCCGATGTGCCTTTGAAAGATGAAAGTTTAAAGCATTTCGAACGGTCTCTTCCGGAAAATCCTTTTCAACATCCAGGTGCGCCACTTGCCCCATAGCATGCACACCCGAATCTGTTCTTCCAGCCACATGAAGGATTACAGAGTCTCCACAAAAATCTCGTATAGCCACTTCAATAGTTTCCTGTACAGAAGGCCCGTTGGTCTGACGTTGCCAACCGCAAAAATTGCGCCCATCGTATTCTATTGTCAGCTTATATCTTGTCATGAACAAACCTTTAGGACTGTCCCTGCTGAGATAGGCGTCCCTCGTAAAAATTCTTCGGTTTTCATGCGACTCCCGCCTGGTTTTTGAACTTCCTTTATCCGAAGTCCCTGACCATCTGCACACAAGATAGTGAGCTGACCATCAATAATCGTTCCGGGAGAATACCCCCTTGCATCTGAATCAACAAAAACAACCTCAGCGGAAAAAACTTTGACGCGTAAATCTTTCAAATCAAACCATGTGCCTGGCCACGGGGTAAACGCCCTTACTTTTCTTTCTTGTGACACGGCTGACTCATTCCAGGAAATCTCTCCTTCTGAACGGGCTAACTTATTGGCATAAGTGACCCCCTTCTGAGGTTGGGACACCGATGTTGCTTGTCCAGCAAGAACCCTATCCAAAACCGTCACCATTAGCTTCCCACCAAGAAGTGATAGTGTACCGTGCAGTTCTTGCGCCGTTGTGGTTGGCGTAATGTCAACCTGCTCGCTCATGAACATAGGCCCCGTATCAAGCCCCTCTTCCATGTGCATAATGGTAACGCCTGTTTCTAGATCCCCCGCTAGTATTGCCCGCTGGATCGGGGCCGCACCACGCCAACGGGGCAATAAAGAAGCATGCACGTTAAAGCATCCCAATGATGGAACCTGCAAAATCTCCTTGGGAAGCAATAATCCATATGCAACCACAACAATCACATCCGGCTTCAAAGCTTTTAATTCTTCCAGAACAATAGAATCTTTTAGACTAACTGGGGTATGAACAGAAAGGCCGCGTTCTTCTGCATATTTATGAACAGAACTTGCTGACATCTTATGACCACGACCAACGGGACGGGGGGGCTGTGTGTACACTGCTACCACATCGCAACCGTTTTCTAGGAGTGCACTTAATGTAGGAACAGAGAACTCTGGCGTCCCCATAAACACAACACGAGGAGAAACACCCATTATGATCCCGATACTTGCTGTAGCTTATTCTTTTGGAGTTTCTTTAGAACTATTTTTCGTTTTATAGCTGATAAGTGATCAATGGTAAGAATCCCATCAAGATGCTCAATTTCATGTTGAACACATTCTGCTATACGTCCGTCTAAATCCAACTCTCGTTCTTTATTATCACGATCTAAAAACTTAACTTTAACTTTTTCTGCACGCTCTACCTCTATAAATATACCTGGGACAGAAAGGCATCCCTCTTCCCACAATTTTTTTTCTGAAGACGACCACACTATTTCGGGATTCGCCATAAAGTAAAGTTTGCCATCTCCCTCGTATTCTGGTTCTATCTGCATAACGATGACACGTTTATCCACCCCCACCTGTACAGCCGCTAAGCCCCCTCCCTTATCGTGAAGCATAGTCTCCAACATATCATCCATAAATTTACGAATGCTATCATCAACCTCTTTAATAGGTTTTGCTTTCATTCTTAGTCTTGGATCTGGTGCACTTAGTACTGTTAATAAAGCCATTTCATGTCACTAAACTTAATTTATTTCCATGAAAATATGACGTTTTTCCCTAAAGAATGCAAGCTTTATCTTATTTTTCCTTGAAGTGAACAAGATATAACTCAAGAAACAAAATATCAAAAGTAATTTTTATTATAGCTAATCTTCATATTACACGGTTCACTAGATGTAAAACTTATCATTTTCACCTCTTAGCCAAAGTGTACACCAGGGTCTCAACTGCTCAAGATTTTGATAGAAAAACTTTATGAGATCGGCCTTCGAGCACGTTCTTGTTTTAAGTTTTATAGATGCAATTAATTTTTATGTTATTGGTTTTATCCAAAATTATTGTTTCCACTTTATGTTACACCCAATGCTAGGTTTTTGGTTTGTGGAAACTTCTTTACCAGATAACAGATTATCCATTGCACTTCGAAGATCATTACCAGTTACAGGAATATGGTTGCCAGGACGTGAATCATCAAGCTGACCACGATAAACACATTTTAGGTCCTGATCGAAGACATAAAAGTCTGGGGTGCATGCTGCTTTATAAGATTTCGCAACTTTC
This genomic interval from Alphaproteobacteria bacterium contains the following:
- a CDS encoding methionyl-tRNA formyltransferase, whose product is MGVSPRVVFMGTPEFSVPTLSALLENGCDVVAVYTQPPRPVGRGHKMSASSVHKYAEERGLSVHTPVSLKDSIVLEELKALKPDVIVVVAYGLLLPKEILQVPSLGCFNVHASLLPRWRGAAPIQRAILAGDLETGVTIMHMEEGLDTGPMFMSEQVDITPTTTAQELHGTLSLLGGKLMVTVLDRVLAGQATSVSQPQKGVTYANKLARSEGEISWNESAVSQERKVRAFTPWPGTWFDLKDLRVKVFSAEVVFVDSDARGYSPGTIIDGQLTILCADGQGLRIKEVQKPGGSRMKTEEFLRGTPISAGTVLKVCS
- a CDS encoding peptide deformylase; translation: MALLTVLSAPDPRLRMKAKPIKEVDDSIRKFMDDMLETMLHDKGGGLAAVQVGVDKRVIVMQIEPEYEGDGKLYFMANPEIVWSSSEKKLWEEGCLSVPGIFIEVERAEKVKVKFLDRDNKERELDLDGRIAECVQHEIEHLDGILTIDHLSAIKRKIVLKKLQKNKLQQVSGS
- the truA gene encoding tRNA pseudouridine(38-40) synthase TruA, coding for MTRYKLTIEYDGRNFCGWQRQTNGPSVQETIEVAIRDFCGDSVILHVAGRTDSGVHAMGQVAHLDVEKDFPEETVRNALNFHLSKAHRPLDISILSAEKVSEDFHARFSATKRIYHYRISTRGAPLALENGKRWHVPSSLNIQAMQEAANCLIGHHDFTTFRAKHCQAKSPVKTLDQLDVEQSGDEILITASARSFLHHQVRNLVGTLRLVGEGKWSVADVKEALAQKDRAKGGPTAPAQGLYLLRVEY
- a CDS encoding multidrug effflux MFS transporter, translated to MRRDEFFLPRMLLIIAWCVSIMGVQIYTPCLPLIGDYFQVGDDTAQQLMSYNFFGLSISGFFYGPLSECYGRRRIFIIGFCIFLVGALVSTMSVSIEMLILSQLFQGIGAGVSGVLLLSVIQDVYKGVRAAQIISSVGMVIPLAPAIAPVIGGYITNYFGWRANFLFLAIAIFLILILCYHRLPETLPKEKHHSFSPILLAKQYMSVLRNMRFLGCLLIVGLGFACIAAFQATTPFVFIEQYGIPVTHYGYYTVFAATGVILGNFFVHRLVKRFSLKKIMKIGSIISTIAASLILLGGILQLKSAIHISLFMHVFCVGIGMAFSTATTMAMETHTRLKGYSAAAVRSFQMLAGAGAIAFVGEIYNGTLVPLGVFMVTCALIIATLSFTIRSSGQTNP